From Prochlorococcus marinus XMU1419, a single genomic window includes:
- a CDS encoding carbon-nitrogen hydrolase family protein has product MTDFLVAALQITSTSNVEANFVEAEEQIELAARRGAELIGLPENFAFLGEDDEKLELASELSTKCTNFLKTMAQRYQVFLLGGGYPVPAGDDSHILNRSALFAKDGQVLAKYDKIHLFDVDLPDGNLYKESSTILSGEEYPPVVDIPGLCKVGLSICYDVRFPELYRYLSSNGAELIMIPAAFTAFTGKDHWQILLQARAIENTAYVVAPAQTGIHYGRRQSHGHAMVIDPWGTVLSDAGKTQGAAIAPADKERVKKIREQMPSLKHRKGQLFSN; this is encoded by the coding sequence TTGACTGATTTTTTGGTAGCTGCATTGCAAATAACGAGTACTTCAAATGTTGAAGCAAATTTTGTTGAGGCAGAAGAACAGATTGAACTTGCGGCTAGAAGAGGTGCTGAGTTAATTGGATTGCCTGAGAATTTTGCTTTTTTAGGAGAAGATGACGAGAAACTTGAATTAGCTTCTGAATTGTCAACCAAGTGTACAAATTTCCTAAAGACTATGGCTCAACGATATCAAGTATTTCTTCTGGGCGGAGGATATCCTGTTCCTGCCGGTGATGATAGTCATATTTTAAATAGGTCAGCACTATTCGCTAAAGATGGACAGGTTTTAGCAAAATATGACAAAATTCACTTGTTTGATGTTGATCTGCCAGATGGAAATTTATATAAAGAATCATCTACTATTTTATCTGGAGAGGAATACCCACCAGTTGTTGATATTCCAGGTTTATGCAAAGTAGGATTGTCCATCTGTTATGATGTTAGATTTCCTGAGCTTTACAGATATCTGTCGTCCAATGGTGCAGAATTAATTATGATACCAGCGGCTTTTACCGCATTTACTGGTAAAGATCATTGGCAAATCCTATTACAAGCAAGAGCTATTGAAAATACAGCATATGTAGTTGCTCCAGCTCAAACTGGGATTCATTATGGGAGAAGGCAAAGTCATGGCCATGCAATGGTGATTGACCCATGGGGTACTGTTTTGTCTGATGCCGGGAAAACTCAGGGTGCCGCAATAGCACCTGCTGACAAAGAAAGAGTAAAGAAAATTAGGGAGCAAATGCCAAGCCTTAAGCACAGAAAAGGACAACTGTTTTCAAACTAA
- a CDS encoding N-acetylmuramoyl-L-alanine amidase produces the protein MLKFLNIKLFHYLTVFLFLNSAILPVKSSSSLAAWALKTNGVLTLRTKSNTNLKAYYQKANKIYGDRFWVDFPGELKTPRSIKGNGPIKEIRLGKPKKGKTRLVIEFEEETKLNPLNWRMVGIDQNIWKIKLFSPRNSFKKIGEGAVEKIKRRSTADRNKSYKNTRVYEYSELPNVKQNKFYVVIDPGHGGTDPGAIGIGGIRETDVVLEVSKIVEKLLYKKGVKVSLTRRNEVDLDLPPRVSFANNTNADIFVSIHANASRGKRRDINGLETFYFRGWRGRLLAKKIQKQILRVSPGSPDRGVKQGRFYVIKNTSMPAVLVEIGFLTGRLDSRRLEKNAHRKRIAYAIAKGILEYLSQVG, from the coding sequence ATGTTAAAGTTTTTAAATATTAAACTTTTTCATTATTTAACTGTTTTTTTATTTTTAAATTCTGCAATTCTCCCTGTAAAATCTTCAAGTTCTTTGGCGGCATGGGCGTTAAAAACAAATGGGGTTTTAACACTAAGAACTAAATCAAATACAAATTTAAAAGCATACTATCAAAAGGCTAACAAAATATATGGTGATAGATTTTGGGTGGATTTTCCTGGAGAATTAAAAACTCCGAGATCAATAAAAGGTAATGGCCCAATAAAAGAAATTAGATTAGGTAAACCAAAAAAGGGTAAAACAAGACTAGTAATTGAATTTGAGGAAGAAACTAAATTAAATCCTTTGAATTGGCGAATGGTTGGCATAGACCAGAATATCTGGAAAATAAAACTCTTCTCACCAAGAAATTCATTTAAGAAGATCGGTGAAGGTGCAGTTGAAAAGATAAAGAGGCGTTCTACAGCAGATAGAAATAAAAGTTATAAGAACACCAGGGTTTATGAATACTCGGAATTGCCAAACGTAAAACAAAACAAATTTTATGTTGTTATTGATCCAGGGCATGGGGGAACTGATCCTGGTGCAATAGGTATTGGTGGGATAAGAGAGACAGATGTTGTTCTAGAGGTCTCCAAAATTGTTGAAAAGTTGCTTTATAAGAAAGGTGTGAAAGTAAGCTTAACTAGAAGAAATGAAGTCGATTTGGATTTACCTCCAAGAGTTTCCTTCGCTAACAATACTAATGCGGATATCTTCGTAAGTATTCATGCAAATGCCTCAAGAGGGAAAAGAAGAGATATTAATGGGTTAGAAACCTTTTATTTTAGGGGGTGGAGAGGTCGATTACTCGCAAAAAAAATTCAAAAACAAATCCTTAGAGTTTCTCCTGGTAGTCCTGATCGAGGAGTTAAACAAGGTAGATTTTACGTGATTAAAAATACTAGTATGCCAGCAGTTCTTGTAGAAATTGGATTTTTAACTGGAAGATTAGATTCAAGAAGATTAGAAAAAAATGCGCATCGTAAAAGAATAGCTTATGCAATTGCAAAAGGTATACTTGAATATCTTTCTCAAGTAGGGTGA
- the murI gene encoding glutamate racemase: MKLKVGIFDSGIGGFTILNSLLKTRKDVEVFYLADTKRIPFGNKNFEEIRYIAKEICSFFKEKNLDALLIACNTTNACALDILENNLKIPCFDLINSVSEIVNKQVIGVLATQTTVRSSYYKNAISSKKENLKIFQQECPEFVPEIEKEKLNLKNLNYLSDLYLRPLLSKNIEELILGCSHYPLIYDFLRKKIDSNIKIIDPSKALTKKFNESFAPPKTYCCESIFYDNVRFFVTAEKEEFSKKVKIWLEINKEIRLVNLRSNV; the protein is encoded by the coding sequence GTGAAACTTAAAGTAGGTATATTTGATAGTGGTATCGGAGGTTTTACAATCCTAAATTCTTTGCTGAAAACTCGTAAAGATGTTGAAGTTTTTTATTTGGCTGATACAAAAAGAATCCCTTTTGGGAATAAAAATTTTGAAGAGATAAGATATATTGCAAAAGAAATTTGCTCCTTTTTTAAAGAAAAGAATTTGGATGCACTTTTAATAGCTTGTAATACTACAAATGCATGTGCACTTGATATCTTAGAAAATAATTTAAAGATTCCTTGTTTCGACCTTATAAACTCAGTTTCAGAAATAGTTAACAAACAGGTAATTGGTGTTTTGGCAACTCAAACTACAGTGAGATCATCATATTACAAAAACGCTATAAGTTCTAAAAAAGAAAATTTAAAAATATTTCAACAAGAATGTCCAGAATTTGTACCAGAGATTGAAAAAGAAAAGTTAAATTTAAAAAATTTAAATTATCTTTCTGATCTCTATTTAAGACCACTATTAAGTAAAAATATTGAAGAATTAATACTTGGATGTAGTCATTATCCTTTAATTTATGATTTTTTAAGAAAAAAAATAGACTCAAATATAAAAATTATTGATCCATCAAAAGCCTTAACAAAAAAATTTAATGAATCTTTTGCACCCCCAAAAACTTATTGCTGTGAAAGTATTTTTTACGATAATGTAAGATTCTTTGTTACGGCAGAAAAAGAAGAATTTTCCAAAAAAGTAAAAATTTGGCTTGAAATTAATAAAGAAATTAGGTTAGTTAACCTCCGAAGCAATGTTTGA
- the sds gene encoding solanesyl diphosphate synthase, which yields MNTVTKLLQPVENDLDDLILELKNLIGAGHPILQAAAEHLFSAGGKRLRPGIVLLISKGISSEFSLTCKHKRLAEITEMIHTASLVHDDVVDEASTRRGVDTVHSRFNTRVAVLAGDFLFAQASWHLANLDNVDVVKLLSRVIMDLAEGEIKQNLNRFDSAQSFSKYINKSYCKTASLIANSCKAAGVLSGLNDEKLTSLYDFGKNIGLAFQVVDDILDFTGNDKQLGKPAVSDLASGYLTAPVLYALEENKKLSVLINRELAEKDDLDDALSIIMNSKAIESSRKLAEDFAMLSKEALVWLPDSEYKRALMALPEFVLSRIY from the coding sequence ATGAACACAGTTACAAAACTACTACAACCAGTTGAAAATGATCTTGATGATCTTATTCTTGAACTGAAAAATTTAATAGGAGCTGGTCATCCAATTCTTCAAGCCGCAGCTGAACATCTTTTTAGTGCTGGAGGTAAAAGACTTAGGCCAGGAATTGTTTTACTAATTTCAAAAGGAATTTCATCTGAATTCAGTCTGACCTGTAAACATAAAAGACTTGCTGAAATCACCGAAATGATTCATACAGCGTCATTAGTTCACGATGATGTTGTTGACGAGGCTTCCACTAGAAGGGGAGTTGACACTGTTCATAGCAGATTTAATACTAGGGTTGCTGTACTGGCAGGTGATTTTTTATTCGCTCAAGCCAGTTGGCATTTGGCCAATCTTGATAATGTGGACGTAGTTAAATTACTAAGTAGAGTAATAATGGATTTAGCAGAGGGTGAAATTAAACAAAATTTAAATAGATTTGATTCGGCTCAATCTTTTTCCAAATACATTAATAAAAGTTATTGTAAAACAGCATCATTAATCGCTAATAGTTGTAAAGCTGCTGGGGTTCTGAGTGGTCTTAACGATGAAAAATTAACATCTTTGTATGATTTTGGTAAAAATATTGGTTTGGCTTTTCAAGTTGTAGATGACATTCTGGATTTTACTGGAAATGATAAACAATTAGGAAAACCTGCAGTCAGCGATCTTGCAAGTGGTTATCTTACTGCACCAGTTTTATATGCCTTAGAAGAAAATAAGAAATTGTCTGTTCTTATTAATAGAGAACTTGCTGAAAAAGATGATTTAGATGATGCCCTAAGTATCATTATGAATTCTAAAGCTATCGAAAGTTCCAGAAAACTAGCTGAGGACTTTGCAATGCTTTCTAAGGAAGCCCTTGTTTGGCTTCCTGATTCAGAATATAAAAGGGCTTTAATGGCTCTTCCAGAATTTGTTCTAAGCCGTATTTATTAG
- the acs gene encoding acetate--CoA ligase, whose protein sequence is MSLDKKNSINNILEEKRIFPPSKKFAENSNISSQEELLSLKKQASDNPIQFWESFAKSELNWFEPFQTVLDSNNAPFFKWFKEGKLNITYNCLDRHIKRGFGGKTALIWEGEPGDSKKYTYEELLKEVCKAANALKAIGVKKGDLVCIYMPMIPEAMFAMLACARIGAPHSVVFGGFSAEALKDRLIDGNARFVITADGGFRKDKVVELKQAVDAAIESGADKVVEKVVVVKRTKKNISMVDDRDLWWHELLKDQKDHCKPEIMNSEDRLFILYTSGSTGKPKGVVHTTGGYNLWSHLTFKWIFDLKDDDIYWCTADVGWITGHSYIVYGPLSNGATTLMFEGVPRPSNLGAFWEIVQKYKVSIFYTAPTAIRAFMKSGREIPDKYNLESLRLLGTVGEPINPEAWIWYKDVIGKNKCPIVDTWWQTETGGVMISPLPGVVATKPGSATYPLPGIEVEVVDKNGEKVKENEGGYLIIKKPWPGMMRTIHGNSERYLESYWEYISFKGEKNVYFAGDGARIDEDGYIWIMGRVDDVISVSGHRLGTMEIESALVSHKSVAEAAVVGRRDDLKGEVIVAFVSLEKEVNTSSELVDDLKKHVVNEIGIIAKPEKIIISDSLPKTRSGKIMRRILRSLASGEKISGDISTLEDSSVLEKLKEIS, encoded by the coding sequence ATGTCCTTAGATAAAAAAAATTCAATCAATAACATACTTGAAGAAAAGAGAATCTTCCCACCATCAAAAAAATTTGCAGAAAACTCAAATATTAGTTCTCAAGAAGAATTACTAAGCTTAAAAAAACAAGCATCAGATAATCCTATTCAATTTTGGGAATCTTTTGCAAAATCTGAATTAAATTGGTTTGAGCCATTTCAAACTGTATTAGATAGCAATAATGCACCTTTTTTTAAATGGTTTAAAGAAGGAAAACTCAATATTACATATAACTGCTTAGATAGACATATAAAGAGAGGGTTTGGAGGAAAGACAGCACTTATATGGGAAGGTGAACCCGGAGACAGCAAAAAATATACTTATGAAGAACTTCTAAAAGAGGTATGTAAAGCAGCCAATGCATTAAAAGCAATTGGAGTAAAAAAAGGAGATTTGGTTTGTATTTATATGCCGATGATTCCTGAAGCGATGTTTGCGATGTTAGCTTGTGCAAGAATTGGCGCTCCTCATTCAGTTGTCTTCGGAGGATTTTCAGCAGAAGCTTTAAAAGATAGATTAATTGATGGAAATGCCAGATTTGTTATTACTGCGGATGGCGGGTTTAGAAAAGATAAGGTAGTTGAACTTAAGCAAGCAGTTGATGCGGCAATTGAAAGTGGGGCAGATAAAGTTGTTGAAAAAGTAGTAGTTGTTAAACGAACAAAAAAAAATATTTCGATGGTTGATGATAGAGATTTATGGTGGCACGAGTTATTAAAAGATCAAAAAGATCATTGTAAACCAGAAATAATGAATAGCGAAGATAGACTTTTTATACTTTATACTTCAGGCTCAACTGGAAAGCCCAAGGGTGTTGTTCACACCACAGGTGGCTATAATCTTTGGTCCCATTTAACATTCAAATGGATTTTTGATTTAAAAGATGATGACATTTACTGGTGTACTGCTGATGTTGGTTGGATTACAGGCCATAGTTACATAGTTTATGGGCCCTTATCTAATGGTGCTACAACCTTAATGTTTGAGGGAGTGCCAAGACCCTCAAATTTGGGAGCTTTTTGGGAAATTGTTCAAAAATATAAGGTTTCTATTTTTTATACTGCGCCAACTGCAATAAGAGCATTTATGAAGTCTGGTCGTGAAATACCTGATAAATATAATCTGGAGAGTTTAAGACTTTTGGGCACAGTTGGAGAACCAATTAACCCTGAAGCGTGGATTTGGTACAAAGATGTTATTGGTAAAAATAAATGCCCTATTGTTGATACTTGGTGGCAAACTGAGACTGGTGGAGTGATGATAAGTCCCTTGCCTGGAGTTGTCGCTACAAAGCCAGGTTCAGCTACTTACCCGTTACCAGGAATTGAAGTTGAAGTCGTTGACAAGAATGGAGAAAAGGTAAAGGAAAATGAGGGTGGTTATTTAATTATTAAGAAGCCTTGGCCAGGAATGATGAGAACAATTCATGGTAACTCAGAGAGATATTTAGAGAGTTATTGGGAATATATTTCTTTTAAAGGAGAAAAGAATGTATACTTCGCTGGAGATGGTGCTCGGATCGATGAAGATGGATATATATGGATTATGGGAAGAGTTGATGATGTTATTAGTGTTTCAGGTCATAGGTTAGGAACAATGGAAATTGAATCTGCTTTGGTCAGCCATAAATCAGTTGCAGAAGCTGCTGTTGTAGGAAGAAGAGATGATCTAAAAGGTGAAGTTATAGTTGCTTTTGTATCTTTAGAGAAAGAAGTTAACACTTCTTCAGAATTAGTAGATGACTTAAAGAAACATGTTGTAAATGAAATTGGAATTATTGCGAAGCCTGAAAAAATTATAATTTCTGACTCGCTTCCCAAAACGCGTAGTGGAAAAATTATGAGGAGGATCTTGAGATCTTTGGCTTCCGGAGAAAAAATTAGTGGAGATATAAGTACTCTCGAAGATAGTTCTGTTTTGGAAAAGTTGAAAGAAATATCTTAA
- a CDS encoding DUF1350 family protein, protein MTFAKYQFQNYCFWPSNPKKIVEFIGGSYLASKPDITYRRFIESLINKNYAVHAFKYTPQFDHQQLAIRAWKDFKNCRLSLAKRIGASIPSIRIGHSLGCKLHLISPDGGRNCEKFISISFNNFSANKSIPLLKQISQKLEFNSEFSPSPERTLRIIEKTYNQKNNFLIKFNTDELDQTDKLLSILKVRKEDNSKGIILKGTHTTIASAGFRENLLGDWADDDFKRKTIKKISSLIDESD, encoded by the coding sequence ATGACTTTTGCAAAATATCAATTTCAAAATTACTGTTTTTGGCCTTCAAATCCAAAGAAAATTGTGGAATTCATTGGTGGAAGTTATCTGGCCTCTAAACCAGATATAACCTATAGAAGATTCATAGAAAGCTTAATAAATAAAAATTATGCCGTACATGCATTTAAGTACACTCCACAATTTGATCACCAACAGCTTGCTATTAGAGCATGGAAAGATTTTAAGAATTGCCGATTATCATTAGCTAAAAGAATAGGAGCCTCAATTCCTTCAATAAGAATTGGGCATAGCCTTGGCTGTAAACTTCATTTGATCTCTCCAGATGGTGGAAGAAATTGCGAAAAATTCATATCAATCAGTTTCAATAATTTCAGTGCCAATAAATCAATTCCATTATTAAAACAGATTTCACAAAAATTAGAATTTAATAGTGAATTCAGTCCAAGTCCTGAAAGGACTTTGCGAATAATTGAAAAAACTTATAATCAAAAAAATAATTTCCTAATAAAATTCAACACAGACGAATTAGATCAAACAGATAAATTACTATCCATCCTTAAAGTACGAAAAGAAGACAATTCTAAGGGGATAATATTAAAAGGAACACACACAACAATTGCTAGTGCAGGATTTAGAGAAAATTTATTGGGGGACTGGGCTGATGATGATTTTAAAAGAAAGACTATAAAAAAAATTTCCAGTTTAATTGATGAATCTGATTAA
- a CDS encoding 3'-5' exonuclease, which produces MELFNKKELNQLDFLKDQINSEPSKKSVINQSEKIEKILILDTETTGLDENKNEVVEIGAILFDVTHKCVLSQVSFLFPVNSNEAEHVNGISSEVTNISQPWRDGLNFFLKLVDYSDFIVAHNVEFDKKWFGKGRLPKINKRWICSLEDINWSFQKSLKIRPSVTDLALSFSIPVWNLHRALSDCFYISEVFKKCENLEGLLLKATEPRFLYKALVSYEDRSLAKNAGFRWNSPVQGAWSRKLTNDEAKNLDFRVEILN; this is translated from the coding sequence TTGGAACTATTTAACAAAAAAGAATTAAATCAATTGGATTTCCTTAAAGATCAGATTAATAGTGAACCTTCCAAAAAAAGTGTAATTAATCAAAGTGAAAAAATTGAAAAAATTTTAATTCTTGATACTGAAACAACAGGTTTAGATGAAAATAAAAATGAAGTGGTAGAGATAGGTGCTATTTTGTTTGATGTAACGCATAAATGTGTCCTTTCACAGGTCTCATTTTTATTCCCAGTTAATAGTAATGAAGCAGAACATGTAAATGGTATTTCTTCAGAAGTAACTAATATCTCTCAACCATGGAGAGATGGATTGAATTTCTTTTTAAAACTTGTAGATTATTCGGATTTCATTGTTGCTCATAATGTAGAGTTTGATAAAAAATGGTTTGGGAAAGGAAGATTACCAAAGATTAATAAAAGATGGATATGCAGTTTAGAGGATATTAATTGGTCTTTTCAAAAATCACTAAAAATAAGACCTTCGGTAACTGATTTAGCCCTTTCTTTTTCAATACCAGTTTGGAATTTACATAGAGCTTTATCTGACTGTTTTTATATATCTGAGGTCTTCAAAAAATGTGAGAACTTAGAGGGACTTTTACTTAAAGCCACTGAACCGAGGTTTTTATACAAGGCTTTGGTTAGTTATGAAGATAGGTCTTTAGCTAAAAATGCTGGTTTCAGATGGAATAGTCCTGTGCAAGGAGCTTGGTCAAGAAAATTAACTAATGATGAGGCAAAAAATCTTGATTTTAGAGTAGAGATTTTAAATTAA
- the hisS gene encoding histidine--tRNA ligase, protein MNNLKNLRGTVDLFPDQLIKWQNVEKIVLEQLSRASIKEIRTPILEMTELFIRGIGEGTDVVSKEMYTFLDRGERSCTLRPEGTASVARALIQNGISSSTLQKLWYMGPMFRYERPQAGRQRQFHQLGVEFIGHDSVRSDVEIIALAWDVLGKLGIKELNLEINTLGDTNDRSNFQKSFLKWLEINKDSLDLDSQNRITKNPLRILDSKNLQTKKALENAPRLFDFLSKKSHNRYSDLKKQLEDLKIPYVENFNLVRGLDYYTHTAFEITSGALGSQATVCGGGRYDDLIKQMGGPNTPAIGFAIGLERLILLAGKELEVPRNTDIYIINQGLIAESLAMDLSRKLRNYDLIVELDLSGASFSKQFKKANKLKSKSIIVIGDDEAAKREFLIRLFDRSVNGNKEEVISFENDIKLEKWINNNLLEK, encoded by the coding sequence TTGAATAACTTAAAAAATCTAAGAGGAACAGTAGACTTATTTCCTGATCAATTAATAAAGTGGCAAAATGTTGAGAAAATTGTATTGGAACAGCTTTCGAGAGCATCCATCAAAGAAATAAGAACACCAATATTGGAAATGACCGAATTATTTATAAGAGGAATTGGTGAAGGCACAGATGTTGTCAGCAAGGAAATGTATACATTTCTTGATAGGGGGGAGAGATCATGCACTCTCAGGCCTGAAGGAACAGCCTCAGTCGCACGTGCCTTAATACAAAATGGAATATCGTCTAGTACTCTTCAAAAACTTTGGTACATGGGTCCTATGTTTCGATACGAAAGACCTCAAGCAGGCAGGCAAAGACAGTTTCATCAATTAGGCGTTGAGTTTATAGGGCATGATTCAGTTAGAAGTGATGTTGAAATTATTGCTTTAGCTTGGGATGTCTTAGGTAAATTAGGAATAAAAGAACTTAATCTTGAAATAAATACGTTAGGTGATACTAATGACAGATCAAATTTTCAAAAATCCTTTTTAAAGTGGCTAGAAATAAATAAAGATTCTCTAGATTTAGATTCTCAGAATAGGATTACTAAAAACCCTTTGAGGATTTTGGACTCAAAGAATTTACAAACAAAAAAAGCTCTTGAAAATGCACCAAGATTATTTGATTTTTTGTCTAAAAAAAGTCATAACAGATATTCAGACTTAAAAAAACAATTAGAGGATTTAAAAATACCTTACGTGGAAAATTTTAATTTAGTAAGAGGTTTAGATTATTACACCCATACAGCCTTTGAAATTACTAGTGGTGCTTTAGGCTCCCAGGCTACAGTTTGCGGGGGAGGAAGATACGATGATTTAATAAAACAAATGGGAGGGCCAAATACCCCGGCAATTGGATTTGCTATTGGTTTAGAAAGATTAATCTTACTTGCGGGAAAAGAGCTTGAAGTTCCAAGAAATACTGACATTTATATTATTAATCAAGGCTTAATTGCTGAATCATTAGCCATGGATCTATCTAGAAAATTAAGAAATTATGATTTGATAGTTGAGCTGGATTTAAGTGGAGCCTCATTTTCTAAACAATTTAAAAAGGCAAATAAATTAAAATCTAAAAGTATTATTGTAATTGGTGATGATGAGGCAGCTAAAAGAGAATTTTTAATAAGACTCTTTGATCGATCAGTTAATGGTAATAAAGAAGAGGTTATATCTTTTGAGAATGATATTAAATTAGAAAAGTGGATTAATAATAACTTGCTTGAAAAGTGA
- a CDS encoding glycoprotein, protein MKAKKLTTFNKKNLNNWMNLTKKERYNLSKQDSFNYMDRRKLLLDEIRKEYKKISRENLEKNIKKK, encoded by the coding sequence TTGAAGGCTAAAAAATTAACAACTTTTAATAAGAAGAATCTTAACAATTGGATGAATTTAACAAAAAAAGAGCGATATAACTTATCAAAACAAGATTCTTTTAACTATATGGATAGAAGAAAACTTTTATTAGATGAAATTAGAAAAGAGTATAAAAAAATATCTAGAGAAAATCTGGAGAAAAACATAAAGAAAAAATAA
- a CDS encoding TIGR02450 family Trp-rich protein, protein MENFWTSNKNINGLSHFVLINETKEKGNINFLMVSVLDSEINLKITYEELVNSGNWHKGWINLPKHQSITEEYVIYKSSNKLGEIKEIFVNEDSAFNIS, encoded by the coding sequence ATGGAAAATTTCTGGACTTCTAATAAAAACATTAATGGATTGAGTCATTTTGTTTTAATAAATGAGACTAAAGAAAAAGGAAATATTAATTTTTTAATGGTTTCTGTACTTGATTCTGAAATAAATTTAAAAATTACTTACGAAGAATTAGTAAATAGTGGAAATTGGCACAAGGGTTGGATCAATCTTCCAAAGCATCAATCGATTACGGAGGAATATGTTATTTATAAATCCAGCAATAAGCTTGGAGAGATAAAAGAGATATTCGTTAATGAAGATTCTGCATTTAATATTTCTTAA